The following are encoded in a window of Streptomyces sp. 11x1 genomic DNA:
- the ndgR gene encoding IclR family transcriptional regulator NdgR, whose translation MDNSSGVGVLDKAALVLSALESGPATLAGLVGATGLARPTAHRLAVALEHHRMVARDMQGRFILGPRLAELAAAAGEDRLLATAGPVLTHLRDVTGESAQLYRRQGDMRICVAAAERLSGLRDTVPVGSTLTMKAGSSAQILMAWEEPERLHRGLQGARFTATALSGVRRRGWAQSIGEREPGVASVSAPVRGPSNRVVAAVSVSGPIERLTRHPGRMHAQAVIDAAGRLSEALRRTG comes from the coding sequence ATGGACAACAGTAGCGGCGTCGGCGTTCTGGACAAGGCGGCCCTGGTCCTGAGCGCCCTGGAGTCCGGTCCGGCCACCCTCGCGGGTCTGGTCGGCGCCACCGGACTCGCACGACCCACGGCCCACCGCCTGGCCGTGGCTCTGGAACACCACCGCATGGTGGCACGCGACATGCAGGGCCGTTTCATCCTCGGCCCCAGGCTGGCCGAGCTGGCCGCGGCCGCCGGCGAGGACCGCCTCCTCGCGACAGCGGGCCCGGTGCTCACCCATCTACGGGACGTGACGGGCGAGAGCGCGCAGCTCTACCGCCGCCAGGGCGACATGCGCATCTGCGTCGCCGCGGCGGAGCGCCTGTCCGGCCTGCGAGACACGGTCCCGGTCGGTTCGACCCTGACGATGAAGGCCGGCTCCTCGGCGCAGATCCTGATGGCCTGGGAGGAGCCCGAGCGCCTGCACCGCGGCCTCCAGGGCGCCCGCTTCACCGCCACCGCCCTCTCGGGCGTACGGCGCCGGGGCTGGGCCCAGTCCATCGGCGAGCGCGAGCCGGGCGTGGCCTCGGTCTCCGCCCCCGTGCGCGGGCCGTCGAACCGTGTGGTCGCCGCGGTCTCCGTCTCCGGTCCCATCGAGCGCCTCACCCGCCATCCCGGCCGTATGCACGCCCAGGCGGTGATCGACGCCGCGGGTCGCCTCTCGGAGGCCCTGCGCCGCACAGGCTGA
- a CDS encoding HAD family hydrolase — protein sequence MDIKAVLWDVDDTLFDYTAADQAGMRDHLTAEGLLPGHESVEEALTRWRDLTSLHWRRYAAGEGDWESTRRDRVRDFQGRPLTDAEADAWFERYVAHYERAWSLFPDVLPVLDALAASHRHAVLSNSSLPVQERKLRTLGVWDRFETVLCAEQLGVHKPAAEAFHVACEAMELPPHEVAYVGDHPEIDGRGAADAGLLSVWIDRGGLYATVDPPLGPHRIATLAELPAILGSDTRFGAPSTFG from the coding sequence ATGGACATCAAGGCGGTGCTCTGGGACGTCGACGACACCCTCTTCGACTACACGGCGGCCGACCAGGCCGGAATGCGGGACCATCTCACCGCCGAGGGCCTGCTGCCCGGGCACGAGTCGGTCGAGGAGGCCCTGACCCGCTGGCGCGACCTCACCAGCCTGCACTGGCGGCGGTACGCGGCGGGCGAGGGCGACTGGGAGTCCACCCGCCGCGACCGGGTGCGCGATTTCCAGGGCCGGCCCCTGACCGACGCGGAGGCCGACGCCTGGTTCGAGCGCTACGTCGCGCACTACGAGCGGGCCTGGTCGCTCTTCCCGGACGTCCTGCCCGTGCTCGACGCCCTCGCCGCCAGCCACCGGCACGCGGTCCTCTCCAACTCCAGCCTCCCCGTCCAGGAACGCAAGCTGCGCACCCTCGGGGTGTGGGACCGCTTCGAGACGGTGCTGTGCGCCGAACAACTGGGTGTCCACAAGCCGGCCGCCGAGGCCTTCCACGTCGCCTGCGAGGCCATGGAACTGCCTCCGCACGAGGTCGCGTACGTCGGCGACCACCCGGAGATCGACGGCCGGGGCGCCGCCGACGCCGGTCTGCTGTCCGTCTGGATCGACCGCGGCGGTCTCTACGCGACCGTCGACCCGCCCCTCGGGCCGCACCGGATCGCCACCCTCGCCGAACTCCCCGCGATCCTCGGCTCGGATACCCGTTTTGGAGCGCCGTCCACCTTCGGGTAA
- the gltX gene encoding glutamate--tRNA ligase has translation MANGSVRVRFCPSPTGNPHVGLVRTALFNWAFARHTGGTFVFRIEDTDAARDSEESYEQLLDSLRWLGFTWDEGPEIGGPHAPYRQSQRMETYREVAEKLKDAGHAYYCYCTASELEERRDAARAAGKPSGYDGKCREVTPEQKAQYEAEGREPIVRFRMPDETITFTDLVRGELTFTPENVPDYGIVRANGAPLYTLVNPVDDALMEITHVLRGEDLLSSTPRQIALYKALIELGIAKEVPSFGHLPYVMGEGNKKLSKRDPQSSLNLYRERGFLPEGLLNYLSLLGWSLSADQDIFTIEEMVAAFDIADVNPNPARFDLKKAEAINADHIRLLDVKEFTERCAPWLKAPFAPWAPEDFDEAKWEAIAPHAQTRLKVLSEITENVDFLFLPEPAEDEASWTKAMKEGSDALLRTAREKLESADWTSAESLKEAVLAAGEAHGLKLGKAQAPVRVAVTGRTVGLPLFESLEILGKEKTLARIDAALARLAA, from the coding sequence GTGGCTAACGGCTCCGTCCGCGTACGTTTCTGTCCGTCCCCGACCGGCAACCCCCATGTGGGCCTGGTCCGCACGGCCCTGTTCAACTGGGCGTTCGCCCGCCACACCGGCGGCACGTTCGTCTTCCGCATCGAGGACACCGACGCGGCCCGCGACTCCGAGGAGTCCTACGAGCAGCTCCTGGACTCCCTGCGCTGGCTGGGCTTCACCTGGGACGAGGGGCCCGAGATCGGCGGCCCGCACGCGCCGTACCGCCAGTCGCAGCGCATGGAGACGTACCGGGAGGTGGCCGAGAAGCTCAAGGACGCCGGCCACGCCTACTACTGCTACTGCACCGCCTCCGAGCTGGAGGAGCGCCGCGACGCCGCACGCGCCGCCGGGAAGCCCTCCGGCTACGACGGCAAGTGCCGCGAGGTCACCCCGGAGCAGAAGGCCCAGTACGAGGCCGAGGGCCGTGAGCCGATCGTCCGCTTCCGGATGCCCGACGAGACGATCACCTTCACCGACCTGGTCCGCGGCGAGCTGACCTTCACCCCGGAGAACGTGCCGGACTACGGCATCGTCCGCGCCAACGGGGCCCCGCTCTACACGCTGGTCAACCCGGTCGACGACGCCCTGATGGAGATCACCCACGTCCTGCGCGGCGAGGACCTGCTCTCCTCCACCCCCCGCCAGATCGCCCTCTACAAGGCGCTGATCGAGCTGGGCATCGCCAAGGAGGTCCCCTCCTTCGGCCACCTGCCGTACGTGATGGGTGAGGGCAACAAGAAGCTGTCGAAGCGCGACCCGCAGTCCTCGCTCAACCTCTACCGCGAGCGCGGCTTCCTCCCCGAGGGCCTGCTCAACTACCTCTCCCTGCTCGGCTGGTCGCTCTCCGCCGACCAGGACATCTTCACGATCGAGGAGATGGTCGCCGCCTTCGACATCGCCGACGTGAACCCCAACCCGGCCCGCTTCGACCTGAAGAAGGCCGAGGCGATCAACGCCGACCACATCCGTCTGCTGGATGTGAAGGAGTTCACCGAGCGCTGCGCCCCCTGGCTGAAGGCCCCCTTCGCCCCCTGGGCGCCGGAGGACTTCGACGAGGCCAAGTGGGAGGCGATCGCCCCCCACGCCCAGACCCGCCTCAAGGTCCTCTCGGAGATCACGGAGAACGTTGATTTCCTGTTCCTGCCGGAGCCGGCCGAGGACGAGGCCAGCTGGACCAAGGCCATGAAGGAGGGCTCCGACGCCCTGCTCCGCACGGCCCGCGAGAAGCTGGAGTCCGCCGACTGGACCTCGGCCGAGTCACTGAAGGAGGCCGTCCTGGCCGCCGGCGAGGCGCACGGCCTCAAGCTCGGCAAGGCCCAGGCCCCCGTCCGCGTCGCCGTCACCGGCCGCACGGTCGGCCTCCCTCTGTTCGAGTCCCTGGAGATCCTGGGCAAGGAGAAGACGCTGGCGAGGATCGACGCGGCGCTGGCCAGGCTGGCCGCGTGA
- a CDS encoding fumarylacetoacetate hydrolase family protein yields MRIARFSIDGNVAFGAVEGDKPDELVLDIIKGIPFADFELSGTKVPVNKVRLLPPVLPNKVVAFGRNYAEHARELGNEVPDAPFAFFKPATSVIGPGDEIQYPSFSEDLHHEAELAVVIGRMCREVPRERVKDVIFGYTCANDITARDVQKREKQWARAKGFDTSCPLGPWVETDLDPSDLTIQLTVNGGQRQLGRTSEMINSIEDLIVNITEAMTLLPGDVILTGTPAGVGPLNVGDEVAVTIEGIGTLTNKVIKRG; encoded by the coding sequence GTGCGCATCGCCAGGTTCTCCATCGACGGGAACGTAGCCTTCGGCGCGGTCGAGGGCGACAAGCCGGACGAGCTCGTCCTCGACATCATCAAGGGCATCCCGTTCGCGGACTTCGAGCTCTCCGGGACGAAGGTCCCGGTCAACAAGGTCAGGCTGCTGCCGCCGGTGCTCCCCAACAAGGTCGTGGCCTTCGGCCGCAACTACGCCGAACACGCCCGCGAGCTGGGCAACGAGGTCCCTGACGCCCCGTTCGCCTTCTTCAAGCCCGCCACCTCGGTGATCGGCCCCGGCGACGAGATCCAGTACCCCTCCTTCTCCGAAGACCTCCACCACGAGGCCGAGCTCGCCGTGGTCATCGGCCGGATGTGCCGCGAGGTCCCGCGCGAACGCGTCAAGGACGTGATCTTCGGCTACACCTGCGCCAACGACATCACCGCCCGGGACGTCCAGAAGCGCGAGAAGCAGTGGGCCCGGGCCAAGGGCTTCGACACCTCCTGCCCGCTGGGCCCCTGGGTGGAGACCGACCTCGACCCGAGCGACCTGACCATCCAGCTCACCGTCAACGGCGGGCAGCGCCAGCTCGGCCGGACGAGCGAGATGATCAACTCCATCGAGGACCTGATCGTCAACATCACCGAGGCCATGACGCTGCTCCCCGGCGACGTGATCCTCACGGGCACCCCGGCAGGGGTCGGCCCCCTCAACGTCGGCGACGAGGTCGCCGTCACCATCGAAGGCATCGGCACTCTCACCAACAAGGTGATCAAGCGTGGCTAA
- a CDS encoding nitrate- and nitrite sensing domain-containing protein, translating into MQGRFKRDGSASAEPEPHNGTGNGSSPQHAQNPGPAEIGDGGERSGRPGSSVAPVPPGKPKGGTKTGVGNGSRIALRNWRISTRLVSLLALPVVAATSLGALRIGDNVDDIQQLDNMRLLTDMTKQATELAAALQQERDLSAGPLAHGLDATDFTVKGTREKTDQARIQFTDATQAADAASTTAKMPGVRDSLVRVVRELYNLSTIRKNAYVDPKNSTQTVEAYHRLISQLLDLSTDMAEATSNPDMIKRTRALAAFSSAKEYASIQRAVIAAALPATDDKAGKLSENDRLYANSALSNEESDRSTFSDIYGSGAEELTKPIDDASPTIEAADLYADRVLASAGGLGGQDNRSYRDWTDDSSAKIEQMKKIEGSLLEQMEQTARNLRADAEQEAIISGALILLVLGVSLVGAFVVARSMIRSLRRLQDTATKVAQDRLPELVKQLSESDPQDVDTSVESVGVHSRDEIGQVAAAFDDVHREAVRLAAEQALLRGNVNAMFTNLSRRSQGLIQRQLSLISELESREADPDQLSSLFKLDHLATRMRRNGENLLVLAGEEPGRRWTRPVPLVDVLRAAASEVEQYERIELASVPTTEVAGRVVNDLVHLLAELLENATSFSSPQTKVKVTGHALPDGRVLIEIHDTGIGLSPEDLAAINERLASPPTVDVSVSRRMGLFVVGRLSQRHGIRIQLRPSDSGGTTALVMLPVDVAQGNKKPTPGKSGQGAPSTGGPAAAQAAAGAAAARRQAGNQSGPPLGGPSAGGGLLGGAPQRGQVGAGQGPRAALPGNPGGPGGFGNPGAPRGPQGGPPAPPQAGRPAPAGAGAGGFGGGGFGGGQAPGAPQGLQAAGTGGPGGFENFDDSGRQSGFPTGAGLRPAGPGDTGAGRPAGADNGPGAVPPKQGKERSGRRRPQLPGRGGARAELPGGNSPARPSWSDENAQPQVPRASLDAPRGHEEQPDVTAPMPRVDPHQGPGPSNDFPHAPQGDFDSRRPGAGTPQNGTGSYVRSDVFGGAGAPPAPNGPSRGAPQDPSSTGQFATPGYDGSGTGQFPVPGRQNPQGTGQYGAPGRQNPQDTGQFERPQVNGENYGAPRPPVPPQRPPVPPQRPARPPEPEALPPATGPMDGRTPLYDTLETNWFHGQGGQNGQNSQGGHQQQGNGSAPQQHTAPAPQRPATAPQRPAAPAASASSNWRSTPNDDLVRQAERARQPSAGGVTTSGLPRRVPRANLVPGTAQQQQHQTGPQVSRSPDDVRGRLTNLRRGIAQGRQAGNGQTGSFPSPTHQQER; encoded by the coding sequence GTGCAGGGACGTTTCAAGAGGGATGGCAGCGCTTCGGCGGAGCCGGAGCCACACAACGGAACCGGCAACGGTTCCTCCCCCCAGCACGCCCAGAACCCGGGTCCGGCGGAGATCGGCGACGGCGGGGAGCGCTCCGGGCGCCCCGGCTCGTCAGTTGCTCCCGTGCCGCCCGGGAAGCCCAAGGGCGGCACCAAGACCGGAGTCGGCAACGGCTCCCGAATAGCCCTGCGCAACTGGCGCATCTCGACCCGTCTCGTGTCGCTGCTCGCGCTCCCCGTGGTGGCGGCGACCTCGCTCGGTGCCCTGCGCATCGGCGACAACGTGGACGACATCCAGCAGCTCGACAACATGCGGCTGCTGACCGACATGACCAAGCAGGCGACCGAACTCGCCGCCGCGCTCCAGCAGGAGCGCGACCTGTCGGCCGGTCCCCTCGCGCACGGTCTGGACGCCACCGACTTCACCGTCAAGGGCACCCGCGAGAAGACGGACCAGGCCCGCATCCAGTTCACCGACGCGACCCAGGCCGCCGATGCCGCGAGCACCACCGCGAAGATGCCCGGCGTCCGCGACAGCCTCGTCCGGGTGGTGCGCGAGCTCTACAACCTCAGCACCATCCGCAAGAACGCCTACGTGGACCCCAAGAACTCCACGCAGACGGTCGAGGCCTACCACCGACTGATCTCCCAGCTGCTGGACCTGTCCACGGACATGGCCGAGGCCACCAGCAACCCGGACATGATCAAGCGGACCCGTGCCCTGGCGGCCTTCTCCTCCGCGAAGGAGTACGCCTCCATCCAGCGCGCGGTCATCGCGGCGGCGCTCCCCGCCACCGACGACAAGGCCGGCAAGCTCTCCGAGAACGACCGGCTCTACGCGAACTCGGCGCTGTCGAACGAGGAGTCGGACCGCAGCACCTTCTCCGACATCTACGGATCCGGTGCCGAGGAGCTGACCAAGCCGATCGACGACGCGAGCCCCACCATCGAGGCCGCCGACCTCTACGCAGACCGGGTGCTCGCCAGCGCCGGCGGTCTGGGCGGCCAGGACAACCGCTCGTACCGGGACTGGACCGACGACTCGTCGGCCAAGATCGAGCAGATGAAGAAGATCGAGGGCTCGCTCCTCGAGCAGATGGAACAGACCGCTCGCAACCTGCGCGCCGACGCCGAGCAAGAGGCGATCATCTCCGGTGCGCTCATCCTGCTCGTGCTCGGTGTCTCCCTGGTCGGCGCCTTCGTCGTGGCCCGGTCCATGATCCGCTCGCTGCGGCGGCTGCAGGACACCGCGACCAAGGTCGCCCAGGACCGGCTGCCCGAGCTGGTCAAGCAGCTCTCGGAGTCGGACCCGCAGGACGTCGACACCTCCGTCGAGTCGGTCGGTGTGCACTCCCGGGACGAGATCGGCCAGGTCGCCGCGGCCTTCGACGACGTGCACCGCGAGGCCGTCCGCCTCGCCGCCGAGCAGGCCCTCCTGCGGGGCAACGTCAACGCGATGTTCACCAACCTCTCGCGCCGCTCCCAGGGCCTCATCCAGCGTCAGCTGTCGCTCATCTCCGAACTGGAGTCGCGCGAGGCCGACCCGGACCAGCTGTCCTCCCTGTTCAAGCTCGACCACCTCGCCACCCGCATGCGCCGTAACGGTGAGAACCTCCTCGTCCTCGCCGGTGAGGAGCCCGGCCGCCGCTGGACCCGTCCGGTCCCGCTGGTCGACGTGCTCCGCGCCGCCGCGTCCGAGGTGGAGCAGTACGAGCGCATCGAACTGGCCTCCGTGCCGACGACCGAGGTCGCCGGCCGCGTGGTCAACGACCTCGTGCACCTCCTCGCCGAGCTGCTGGAGAACGCCACCTCCTTCTCCTCGCCGCAGACCAAGGTCAAGGTCACCGGTCACGCCCTGCCCGACGGCCGGGTGCTGATCGAGATCCACGACACCGGTATCGGCCTCTCCCCCGAGGACCTCGCGGCGATCAACGAGCGGCTCGCCTCGCCGCCCACCGTGGACGTCTCGGTCTCCCGCCGCATGGGTCTGTTCGTGGTCGGCCGGCTGTCGCAGCGCCACGGCATCCGTATCCAGCTGCGTCCGTCCGACTCTGGCGGTACGACCGCGCTCGTCATGCTTCCCGTCGACGTGGCCCAGGGCAACAAGAAGCCCACCCCGGGCAAGTCCGGTCAGGGTGCCCCCTCCACCGGTGGCCCCGCCGCCGCGCAGGCCGCGGCCGGTGCCGCGGCCGCGCGTCGCCAGGCGGGCAACCAGTCGGGTCCGCCGCTCGGCGGCCCCTCCGCCGGTGGTGGCCTCCTGGGCGGAGCGCCGCAGCGTGGGCAGGTCGGCGCGGGCCAGGGTCCGCGGGCCGCGCTGCCCGGCAACCCCGGTGGCCCTGGCGGCTTCGGCAACCCCGGCGCCCCGCGTGGGCCGCAGGGTGGTCCGCCGGCGCCCCCGCAGGCCGGCCGGCCGGCTCCGGCGGGTGCCGGTGCCGGTGGGTTCGGCGGCGGTGGGTTCGGCGGCGGTCAGGCGCCGGGTGCCCCGCAGGGACTGCAGGCTGCCGGGACCGGTGGTCCGGGCGGCTTCGAGAACTTCGACGACTCCGGACGCCAGAGCGGCTTCCCGACCGGCGCGGGCCTGCGCCCGGCCGGGCCCGGTGACACCGGTGCGGGACGGCCGGCCGGGGCCGACAACGGCCCCGGCGCCGTGCCGCCCAAGCAGGGCAAGGAACGTTCCGGCAGGCGTCGCCCGCAGCTGCCCGGCCGCGGTGGCGCACGCGCCGAGCTGCCCGGTGGCAACTCCCCGGCGCGGCCGAGCTGGAGCGACGAGAACGCGCAGCCGCAGGTGCCGCGCGCCTCGCTGGACGCCCCGCGCGGCCACGAGGAGCAGCCGGACGTCACCGCCCCGATGCCGCGCGTCGACCCCCACCAGGGTCCTGGCCCGTCCAACGACTTCCCGCATGCGCCGCAGGGCGACTTCGACAGCCGACGCCCCGGTGCGGGCACCCCGCAGAACGGGACCGGCTCCTACGTCCGCTCCGACGTGTTCGGCGGGGCCGGTGCTCCGCCGGCGCCCAACGGTCCGTCCCGCGGCGCCCCGCAGGACCCGTCCTCCACCGGCCAGTTCGCCACGCCGGGCTACGATGGCTCCGGCACGGGCCAGTTCCCGGTTCCGGGCCGGCAGAACCCGCAGGGCACCGGGCAGTACGGTGCGCCGGGGCGGCAGAACCCGCAGGACACCGGCCAGTTCGAGCGGCCGCAGGTCAACGGCGAGAACTACGGCGCGCCCCGACCGCCGGTTCCGCCGCAGCGTCCCCCGGTGCCCCCGCAGCGTCCCGCGCGCCCGCCGGAGCCGGAGGCACTGCCCCCGGCGACGGGCCCGATGGACGGCCGTACACCGCTGTACGACACGCTGGAGACCAACTGGTTCCACGGTCAGGGCGGCCAGAACGGTCAGAACAGCCAGGGCGGTCATCAGCAGCAGGGCAACGGTTCCGCGCCTCAGCAGCACACCGCTCCGGCGCCCCAGCGTCCTGCGACCGCTCCCCAGCGTCCTGCCGCTCCCGCCGCGTCGGCCTCCTCCAACTGGCGCAGCACTCCCAACGACGACCTGGTCCGCCAGGCCGAACGAGCCCGTCAACCCTCGGCGGGCGGGGTCACCACCTCCGGCCTGCCGCGCCGGGTCCCGCGCGCCAACCTCGTGCCGGGCACGGCTCAGCAGCAACAGCACCAAACCGGTCCGCAGGTCTCGCGTTCGCCTGACGACGTTCGCGGCCGGCTGACCAATCTCCGTCGGGGCATCGCGCAGGGTCGACAGGCCGGCAACGGCCAGACCGGCAGCTTCCCGAGCCCCACTCACCAGCAGGAGCGTTAG
- a CDS encoding roadblock/LC7 domain-containing protein, with the protein MSQAAQNLNWLITNFVDNTPGVSHTVVVSADGLLLAMSEGFPRDRADQLAAVASGLTSLTAGASRIFEGGDVAQTVVEMERGFLFLMSVSDGSSLAVLAHPECDIGLVGYEMALLVDRAGAVLTPDLRAELQGSLLH; encoded by the coding sequence ATGAGCCAGGCGGCACAGAACCTCAACTGGTTGATCACCAACTTCGTGGACAACACCCCCGGGGTGTCCCACACCGTCGTCGTGTCCGCCGACGGTCTTCTTCTGGCGATGTCGGAAGGTTTTCCGCGCGACCGTGCCGATCAGCTCGCGGCCGTCGCCTCGGGACTCACCTCGCTCACGGCCGGGGCCTCCCGGATCTTCGAGGGCGGGGACGTGGCCCAGACGGTGGTCGAGATGGAGCGCGGATTCCTCTTCCTCATGTCCGTCTCCGACGGATCGTCCCTGGCCGTCCTCGCCCACCCCGAGTGCGACATCGGCCTGGTCGGTTACGAGATGGCGCTGCTCGTCGACCGCGCGGGCGCCGTGCTCACGCCCGACCTGCGCGCCGAACTCCAAGGCAGTCTGCTCCACTGA
- a CDS encoding DUF742 domain-containing protein encodes MTPPTAPHDPYAEPYGDEGDQPLVRPYAMTGGRTRPRYQLALEALISTTADPAHLMGLLPEHQRICHLCHEVKSVAEVSALLSMPLGVARILVADLAEAGLVAIHQPGGDENAGGAPDVTLLERVLSGLRKL; translated from the coding sequence ATGACCCCGCCCACCGCTCCTCACGATCCGTACGCAGAGCCGTACGGAGACGAGGGCGACCAGCCGCTGGTACGGCCGTACGCCATGACCGGTGGCCGGACGCGGCCGCGTTACCAGCTCGCCCTCGAGGCGCTGATCAGCACGACGGCAGACCCCGCGCACCTGATGGGGCTGCTCCCCGAGCACCAGCGGATCTGCCACCTCTGCCACGAGGTGAAGTCGGTGGCCGAGGTGTCGGCCCTGCTGTCCATGCCGCTCGGTGTGGCACGGATCCTGGTCGCGGACCTCGCCGAGGCCGGACTCGTCGCGATCCATCAGCCCGGTGGCGACGAGAACGCCGGTGGCGCTCCGGACGTGACTCTGCTGGAAAGGGTGCTCAGTGGACTTCGGAAGCTCTGA
- a CDS encoding ATP/GTP-binding protein — translation MDFGSSEAGRATTSAKIVVAGGFGVGKTTFVGAVSEINPLRTEAVMTSASAGIDDLTHTGDKTTTTVAMDFGRITLDQDLILYLFGTPGQDRFWFMWDDLVRGAIGAVVLVDTRRLADCFPAVDYFENSGLPFVIALNGFDGHQPYTPDEVREALQIGPDTPILTTDARHRSDAKSALITLVEHALMARLR, via the coding sequence GTGGACTTCGGAAGCTCTGAAGCGGGACGGGCCACCACCTCCGCGAAGATCGTGGTGGCGGGCGGTTTCGGCGTGGGCAAGACCACGTTCGTAGGGGCCGTCTCGGAGATCAACCCGCTGCGTACCGAGGCCGTGATGACGTCCGCGTCCGCGGGCATCGACGACCTCACCCACACCGGGGACAAGACGACCACCACGGTCGCCATGGACTTCGGCCGTATCACCCTCGACCAGGACCTGATCCTGTACCTCTTCGGCACGCCGGGGCAGGACCGCTTCTGGTTCATGTGGGACGACCTGGTCCGCGGCGCCATCGGTGCCGTGGTGCTGGTCGACACCCGTCGTCTCGCCGACTGCTTCCCGGCCGTCGACTACTTCGAGAACAGCGGCCTGCCCTTCGTCATCGCCCTCAACGGCTTCGACGGGCACCAGCCGTACACGCCCGACGAGGTGCGTGAGGCTCTGCAGATCGGGCCCGACACCCCGATCCTCACGACGGACGCCCGCCACCGCTCGGACGCCAAGTCGGCCCTGATCACCCTGGTCGAGCACGCGCTCATGGCGCGGCTGCGCTAG